The DNA segment TAATCCTCAAGATTTAATTGGTCGGCAAATTATAGTCACAGGCTGGTTCCGCCGGGGAGCAACACCTTGGATTGATATTCACACAGTCCAAACTCAAAGTGGTAAAACCATTTATAGTCCTCATTCTGTTTGGTCTACTGTTGTAGCTGTTGCTGCACAGGCTTGGGGTACATACATCTTTCTCACCGGCTAACACCGTTACGCGCCAGTCAAACAATTTGGGATTTTAGATTGATTCCACAGATAAATCTGGGGGCTTGTACCAATTCAGAAATTATAGGTCAAAAGTTATCCTCTTCTTTCTTGCTTCTTGCCCCCTGCTTCTTTTTTCACCAATGGAAATGTAAATAAAAGTTGCAATTTTTCTGAATGAGCGTTACATTTATTTACATAATCCCTCACAATCGAATTAACTCAGCAATGTAGCTTAGTTATATAAAATTGGCTAATTTGTGCAAATCTATCCTGCCTATCCTCCATATACAGCCACAAATTCATCAGATAATAGCTGGTGTTTGTTTCTGATAATCTTTCTTGAGAAAAAAATGTATTTTATGCTACGATATATAAATGCTATTGTTGAAAATGTCTGATCTGAACTAGCTACGTAGATAATACCGTGGTAATGTAAGGAATGGTATTTAATTCCGCGGGCAAGGTTATCAAAGAAGATATTTACAGCAAGCCAAGGCTTATAAATTTACGATTCTTAGAATTAAGGTGGTATTAGCTAGGCGTTGTATGCGCTTTCGTATTAAACAAGCTTTATCCCAACGAAAAACTGTATTGTATAGGTTGGCAGTTTGGAGTAAAAAATTTGGTTTACGGCAGTCTTGGTCAATAGCATCTATTTAACAGCCAAAGCCAAGTGATTGTTTTCTTGCCTTGCCATGTTCGTTCAACTCTGGAGGTATAGTTCATGTCCGTTCGCCTATATATAGGCAATTTGCCAAAAGAAGAAATAGATCGTCAGGATCTACAAGCAGTTTTTGCCGAAGAAGGCGATGCTGTCACTACAAAACTAATTAAAGACCGCAAAACTGGTAAATGCCGTGGTTTTGGTTTTCTCACAGTCAACAATGACGAACAAGCTGATCAAATTATTGAAAAGTATAGTGGTCAATTGTTCAAAGAGACTCCCATAAAGCTAGAGAAAGCATTACCTCGGACAAAAGGTGAGGAGGGTGAAGAACAGCCTCCTAAAGTAGCTAGTAGTACTACTACTAGTCATCCTGCGCCTACCATCCAAAAAGAAGGCGGTCGTCGTGAGAAAAGCGCTAAGAAGTCTCGGCGTGGCGGCGGTGGTGTCCGTGAAACCAGCACAAGCACTGACTCAGACACTATTCGTCCCGATCCACGTTGGGCTTCTGAATTAGAAAAGCTCAAGCAGATGCTAGCTGCACAAACTACGAATTGAGCCTGTGGGGATAGGAATTAAAACTTAAAAATTGCGGTTTCTAGGTTTTAATTCCCCATAATGCTCTGTTTTCCTAGTTAAC comes from the Nodularia sp. NIES-3585 genome and includes:
- a CDS encoding RNA-binding protein codes for the protein MSVRLYIGNLPKEEIDRQDLQAVFAEEGDAVTTKLIKDRKTGKCRGFGFLTVNNDEQADQIIEKYSGQLFKETPIKLEKALPRTKGEEGEEQPPKVASSTTTSHPAPTIQKEGGRREKSAKKSRRGGGGVRETSTSTDSDTIRPDPRWASELEKLKQMLAAQTTN